The Coleofasciculus sp. FACHB-1120 region AGTTACCGATTGCTACAAACAATCGGCTTACAGCAAATTACAGATGGGTGCGAGCTTCTGATAAGCCATAATCACATACAACCAGGGAAGATGCCAATTTATCAAAAGATTAGTAAGAGTTTCTCAAGCTAGTGCCTCTGGGACGATGGTTCTAGGCAGTAGAGCGAGAAAATTTAAACGCAGAGGATGCAAAGGAAGCGCAGAGTAACGCACAGAATTTATCATCCCTTAGCGTAACTTTGCAAAATCCTTTACGATCTTTGCGTTAATAAACCTTCAATTTTTTATCGCGGCTTTGTTTTCACACTTGTTGGACCATTTACAAGAGTTTGACAAGCTAAGCGATAGGTTTCTGGCTTTTTCTTCAGTTTGCGATTTTCCACCTCAGTGCGAGGCGAAAGATTTTCCATGCCTTCCACAATTTCCACAATGCAGGTGCCGCATTGACCGTAGCCCCCGCAGTTCATCATCTTTCCCCTAAAGGTATAGATATCAATTCCGTTCTGGAGAGCTTTTTCTCTTAAGTTAGCCCCATCCGCTGCGATCGCTTCTTGATTTTCGTTGACAAATGTAATGTTAGCCATCCGCCTTTTAACTCACCTCGCTTCTATTAACAAATCTTAAGAAATTATACAAATTTAGCAAAGCCA contains the following coding sequences:
- a CDS encoding 2Fe-2S iron-sulfur cluster-binding protein, with translation MANITFVNENQEAIAADGANLREKALQNGIDIYTFRGKMMNCGGYGQCGTCIVEIVEGMENLSPRTEVENRKLKKKPETYRLACQTLVNGPTSVKTKPR